ACATGTGACATGGAATTTTCATAAAAACTTTGTCATGTCACCTGTACAATTTTTCTTACACTTCCCTACACATGGCAAATTTCTTACCCGCAACATTTTTATTGAACTTACCATGGAGAAATTATTTACACTATATTTTGGCATGGCAAACTTGCTTTGTGATTTATTTTcactttttatatagttttttacaTGGATCATGGCAATTCTTTTTGTACATAACATGTATACCACGATATTTTTTGTTTGCCACCTAAGAAAATATAGGTAAATTTGTTTTTGCAACATGGAAAATTTAGGAAGTATCAATCTTGTGAggattttcagaagaaaaaaaaaatcCAAGTAGCAAGTTCACTTTTTTTTTTGGAATTGTTTGGATTGTTTCTGACACGGGGGAGTCAATATGTATATGAGCTCGATGCTTGGGATCCTAACAGTACCAGTAGCTTGGAGGCACATTATTTGCATCAAATAACAAGTTAGTAATGCCAGCGATCAATCCCCACAAAATAACGAATATCGATCAAAAAGAGGACGTTCATCTTCATTTTGCCATGCTGCACCAACTGTACAGTACGACAAGCTGCCGTGACAATGCCTCAAGTGCGTCATTGGTCCATATAAAGCAGAGCAAGCGAGCCGACAGCTGCATGTTCACTGTTCCCTCGGCGTATACAAACCGGTATTTTCGTTGGTCATTATTGCCGTGCCCGCGCGCATGTGCGCCATTGGTCCATATAAAGCAGAGCAAGCGAGCTCGTCCGCCGAAACGCCGCTCTCTTCTGTGATATCCAAAGGTTCATTTAGACCAGGATAAAGGATTTGGAGGTGAGCGCTTGTTTACGCTGAGGTCTACAACCTCGAGGTTTAAATCACACTACACGCTCAGTGAAGCTCTAAAGCCGGATTGAGACTCGTCGTAGCGAAACAAAACCAATTATTACTTTTGCTAAATATACTTACAATTCACAATTATGTAAGTATAGAACTATTTCATAAAATAGTGTAAGAAGCATCAAGATCAACACATCATTCATACAATTACTTAGTCCCTCAAGTCACAAGTGAAATTAAACAAAGCAAAAAGGTGCAAAGAATAAGATgtgcaccagcaccagcaccacaCTAGTGCAAATTACATTCCAAAAGTTAGCAACTTCAAATTTTCAGCAAGAAAAGAGACCAGCAGTCCATTAATCATTCAATTCCACGGACTTCAACCTCTTTAGCTCTTTCTCACATCTTCTCAGCTTGGATCTGCACAAGGCAAGATCAAAATGGTCAATCAGATGTTGTGCTTAGCGTCCCATGTGTTCCGCCAAAAATATAAGTTTGTGTAATGGTGCTTAGCCAATCTTTTTTTTGTGCGCTAGAgcaaaaagtggaaaataaagagtatgttgcAGAAAAACTTTCTAAAGGGACATGCCTAGAATTAAAGCAGGATAGGACAATGCCCACCTCACTATTCTATAGTTAAAAACAGCACATTCAGACTGATCGCAGAACTTGCTGCAAGAGTTACTAGGCTAAACCCTCTTTACTATTTTATCTTAAGAAATAGAGTAAATTGCGAAAAACCACCACAATTGCGTCGCTCAGTGCGAAAAACCACCGTTTTCATAAAAGTTTGCTGAAAACACTGATTTTGAGTAATTGGTTGCCGAAAGCACTAAAAACCATGATTGACCACGTTTTGACATAAAACTGACAATGAGGCGCCTTGTAAGTGATGATGTGGCGTAGAAAACTCACACCGTTTGACCCAGCTGTTAGGCTGATATAGGGCCCACCTATCATCCTCTCTCCTCCATCTTCCTCCTTGCTCCTGTGCTGCTACCCCACCGCGCCGCGCCTCCCTTCCCTACGGTTCATCCTCCGACGAGCACCGGGACTCCGAATCCGACGCGCCATGCCGGCCGCCGCTTTAGCTACCCCTAAGCCGGCGACCAAATTGAGCGGTGCTCGATCTCCCGACCAAAACAAGGTGGGCCTCGCTGAATCAGGCGGCagggttgcgggcacctggagctcAGCCTCCCAGCAGTGGGTTGGTGCTCGGGCGCGCAGGAGCTCAGACTCTCCGCAGCGGGCTCGTGGGGAGTTCTGCTTCCCATAAGCGGGCAGGAGCGCGGGCGCGCGAGCTCCTCGTCGCCCAGCACGCCACTCACCTCACCGGCTGGTGCTGCCTCCTATACGGGGCAAGTTGGCTGCGCGCAGGAGCTCAGACTCTCCGGAGTGGGCTCGCATGGAACTCGCCCTTGCCGAAGCGGACAGGGGCGCGGGCGCGCgagctcctcctgggcctcctcctcgtcgcccagcACGCCACTCACCTCGCCCTCCACAGGTCCGCGCGGAATTGCAGGGGCGGCTGACTCCGGTATTGCTCCGGCGAGCTGCACAACGACATAAGCAGGTCGAACTCCGCCGGCGTGCGGAAGTGGACCGCCCTCCAGCTCTCCCCCTGATGCGCACAAGATGCTCGATGGAATGCATGAGAGAGGAAGCGGACTATACATGCCGACGGATGGGCCCGCGGCAACCTAACGGTTCAGTCAAATGGTCCAACGTCCGTCTCTGCTGGCCGTTACCCCGTGCCACGTGGCGCTGACAAATGGACCCCACTGTCAGTTTTCGTGTCAAAACGTGGTCAAGCATCACTTTTAGTGCTTTCAGCAAACAATTACTCAAAATCGGTGTTTTGGGCTAACTTTTATGAAAACGGTGGTTTTTCGCAATGAGCGACGCAATTGTGGTGGTTTTTGGCAATTTACTCTAAGAAATACCCCTCATTCCCATAATATAAGGTGCGATTGACTTTGCACGGTCTTTGATGCATGACTTTAACCATTAATATATATCAAAGTACATGGATTGAACATGTACAAATGACATCATCGTATTTGTTTTGCAAAACAATTGTAGTTCATATGTCTGTATACTAATTTTATAGACATACAATATATGAAAATCATAGTCAAGGTTGTACAACAAAGATCAGAAAAGTCAAACGGtgccttatattttgggaaggagggagtataattttgaaATAGTAGCCATACTATCCTGTCACATGATAGTTCAAACATACAGGATGCTGCAATTAACTCAAATTCAAAACTATGAAAACAACAGTTCATATTGGTGAAACTTACAACCTGCTACAATATGTGTTAATTTTGCTGCACAGGGGCTTGTTCCACTGGAATTCCATCCGAGACATACGAAATGCTGACATACAAAAGCAAAAGGCAACGTTAGAGAAATCTGTAGCCACTTTTGTTTACATAAAGAATTAAAACCAACTTATGCAGATATGATTACATCTTACCCACTCAGATGTTTAAGCACATCATCACGTAATTCCTGCGTTGTCCACGCGATCAAACAACCAATATCAGCATAACTAATTCCAACGAGGGCACCATTCCTATTGAATATTGGTGACCCCAGATATGCATACTCATGAGATGCACTCTCAAGCATAACTTCTGTTTTTGCTTCTGTTCCATTCCTGTTTATAGAAAATGGAAACACATCACTATTGGCACTTATACCAAATATTACATCTAAAAACAATAGGTTTGGTTTTTGAACTTACACGACACCCCCTTTGCAATAAGCAGCTGGTGTAATAAAGTCTTTCCGTGGAAATATGAAGGCATCAGCATAATCAGCAGCTTTCAAGGGCTTAGTCTCAATCTTTGCTGGTTGCACAAATCCATTTACTTCCGGTTTCAGCTTAAATGTACAAAATTTGTCGCGATAATCCACCATAGTGGAGAAAAGCTTCCGTTCTTTTTCATAACCGGCGGCAGTATCATTTGGAAAACTCAATTTGAATTCAGGGCACATCTTAAAAAACACAGGGTTTGCAACTATCGTAGCCGATCCATCCGTATCAACTGCAACGACGATTCCAGGAATTACCATATGCCTCAACTCCTTTGTCTCGCCCTCCCGACAAAAGGAAATACGCGCAATACATTTTCGAACTTCTGGAAAAACAAGACGTATGTCCTGAATAAAAGTCAAAGGGATTTTTTAAAATCAGAATAAAAACGAGGTCTATGGGAAAACACTGAAGGAGGAACTACAATATACCGACCTGATCCATGGAAAACAAATCGCCAGAAACAGATGGAGCTCACTGGCCGCCTGTTCGCCGCCGATCTAGAGGAGGAGCAACGCGTTGAGAAGATGATAGGCGCGAGTAGGAACGAATCGAGAGGAGAGCTTAAAGAGATTACTCTCGCGGTGGGTAGCAGCCGCCACGGGTAGGCTGGAGGAAGCGCCGTCGAGTCTGCGGAACCGGGCTAGGGCAGCGGTTTGGGGATTGTGGTACGAGGCGGCGAATCCTGCACGCGCCTGCAGCGCCCCgccctgggccggcccatctcaccCTTTTTCCTTTTCGTTTCATGGACAAAAAAAAGatgaaatcactagttgaggagtgCTTTCCGCATAGGTCAATCCGGGAATGCTCCGCCCGTGACAAGTGTCACGCGTGGAGCGTCCTGAGACTTTTCTAGGACAATGCGCGTGTGACACTTATCACACGGAGGAGCGTTCCCGTGATTTTTTGGCTTTCGGTTTTCATTTTTGGTTtaccttttttcactttttttcacTTTAGTTCTTGAACATTTTAGTATTTTGTAATATAGTTTTGATCTGTTTCTCTGTCTCGTTGCTGACACGTCGTCGCAGCCTGAGCTTTTTTGCTTTGTTTCCTTTTTCACTTTTTTGCGTCCTCGCTGCGCGTCACCGCCGTGACTGTTATCGCCTGCCCACGGCGGCCCTTCTTTTCCGTGCACGGCCGCGTCATCCTACTGCCTGCCTGCCAGCTGCCTTCGTTGGTTCCCTATTTCCAGTTTGTTTTACTTTTTTCTCATTATATTTTTGGGCAATGGAGATTTATGGTGTGATTGTGGGTGGGGGCTTCCAACACTATCAAATATCAGCTTTCAACTTTGTTGTGTAATCAGTTCTTAATAATGAATGTGTTCTATGCAGGTATGGCTTGCCCCTTTTGCCGTATGCCAGGTGGCCCTTGTTCCTCTTTTGATTCTTGTGTGGATGTGTTCACTGTGGTGCTGGATCATCATTGTTCAAGGCGTGTTGTAAGAAGACTAACATTTTTGTGCACGTacttatttatttttgtgttgttgaTATTGTTTTGAATGCAAAGTATTCTAGGTCTTATTTATGTGATTATGATGGTTGTTTTGATTTattttgttggggaatgtagtaatttcaaaaaaaatcctatgcacacgcaagatcatggtgatgcatagcaacaagaggggagagtgttatccacgtaccctcgtagaccgaaagcggaagcgttagaacaatgcggttgatgtagtcgtacgtcttcacggcccgaccggtcaagcaccgaaactacggcacctccgagttctagcacacgttcagctcgatgacgatccccgtactccgatccagcagaatatcggggaagagttccgtcagcacaacggcgtggtgacgatcttgatgttctaccgtcgcagggcttcaccaaagcaccgctacaatattatcgaggattatggtggaggggggaaccgcacacggctaagagataaagagatcaattgttgttgtgtctatggggtgcccctgcccccgtatataaaggagcaaggggggaggcggccggccaaggaggagggcgcgccaagggggagtcctactcccaccaggagtaggactcctcctttccttgttggagtaggagagaaggaaagaggaggagagggagaaggaaaagggggttgcaccccttgtccaattcggaccagagggggcgcaggcctccttccttttggcctctctcctctattccggtatggcccaataaggcccatatactccccggcgaattcccgtaactctccggtactccgaaaaatacccgaatcactcggaacctttctgaagtccgaatatagtcgtccaatatatcgatctttacgtctcgaccatttcgagactcttcgtcatgtccgtaatctcatccgggactccgaacaaacttcggtacatcaaaactcataaactcataatataactgtcatcgaaaccttaagcgtgcggaccctacgagttcgagaactatgtagacatgaccaagactcgtttccggtcaataaccacgagctagtcaagtagaggcatactagtgacactatgtttgtctatgtattcacacatgtatcaagtttccggtcaatacaattctagcatgaataataaacatttatcatgaaataaggaaataaataataactttattattgcctctagggcatatttccttcagtctcccacttgcactagagtcaataatctagttcacatcatcatgtgatttaacaccaatactcatatctgtatatgattaatacccatagttcacataatcatgtgatcaacacccaaagtgtttactagagtcaataatctagttcacatctctatgtgattaacacccaaagagtactaaggtatgatcatgttttgctcgcgagagaagtttagtcaatgggtctgtcacattcagagtcgtatgtattttgcaaatattctatgtctacaatgctctgcacggagctactatagctaattgctcccactttcaatatgtgtgcaaaagcttgcaccgatgtaactctttacgacaagctcttttatcacctccataatcgagaaacatttccttagtccttactaaggatattcttgaccgttgtccagtgatctactcttagatcagaattgtattcccttgccaaattcagagcaaggtatacaataggtttggtacacaacatagcatactttatagaacctatgactgagacatagggaatgacttttcattctatttctattttctgccatggtcgggttttgagtcttactcaactttacaccttgtaatacagacaagaattctttttttgactgatccattttgaactatttcaaaacttgccaaggtatatactcattgaaaaatcttatcaagcgtcttgatctatcttatagatcttgatgcccaatatgtaagtagctttactaaggtctttattttaaagaactcctttcagacacttctttatgctttccagaaaaattctacatcatttctgatcaacaatatgtcactcacatatacttatagaaaggctgtagtgctcccactcactttattgtaaatacaggcttcactgcaagtctgtataaaactatatgctttgatcaacttatcaaagcgtatattccaactccgagatgcttgcaccagtccatagatggatcgctggagcttgcacattttgttagcacctttaggattgacaaaaccttctgattgcatcatatacaactcttctttaagaaaaccattaaggaatgtagttttgacatccatttgccagatttcgtaaaatgtggcaattgctaacatgattcagacagacttaagcatcgctatagttgagaaaatctcattgtagtcaacaccttgaacttgtcaaaaacctttttgcgacaagttgagctttgtagatagtaacactactatcaacgtctgtcttcctcttgaagatccatttattcttaatgactcaccgatcatcgggcaagtcaatcaaagtccacactttgttctcatacatggatcccatctcagatttcatggcttcaatccatttcatggaatctgggctcatcatcgcttcctcatagttcataggttcatcatggtctagtaacatgacttctagaataggatcaccgtaccactctggtgcggaccgtactctggaagacctacaagtttctataataacttgatctgaagtttcatgatcatcatcattaacttcctcactaattggtgtaagaatcactggaactaatttctgtgatgaattactttccaattcaggagaagatacaattaccttatcaacttctactttcctcccactcacttcttttgagagaaactccttctctagaaaggatccatttttagcaacgaatatcttgccttcggatctgtgatagaaggtgtacccaacagtttcctttgggcattctatgaagacgcacttctccgatttgggtttgagcttatcaggatgaaactttttcacataagcatcgcaacctcaaactttaagaaacgacaacttgggtttaatgctaaaccatagttcatacggtgtcgtctcaatggatttagattgtgccctatttaaatgtggatgtagctatctctaatgcataaccccaaaatgatattggtaaatcggtaagagacatcattgatcgcaccatatcaaataaagtgcggttatgacgttcggacagaccgttacactgtggtgttccaggtggcatgagtttgtgaaactattccacattgttttaactgaaggccaaactcataactcaaatattcatctccacgatcagatcgcagaaactttattttcttgtcacgatgattttacacttcactctgaaattctttgaacctttcaactatttcagacttatgtttcatcaagtagatatacccatatctgctcaaatcatctgtgaaggtcagaaaataacgacacctgccacgagccttaataccCATTGGTCTGCAtaaatcagtatgtattatttccaacaagtttgttgctcgttccattgtttcgaagaacggagttttagtcatcttgcccaaaaggcacgattcgcaagcatcaaatgattcataaccaagtgattctaaaagtccatctttatggagtttcttcatgcgctttacaccgatatgatccaaacggcagtgccacaaataagttgaactatcattattaactttgcatcttttggcatcaatattatgaatatgtgtatcactacgatcgagatccaacaaacaattttcattgggtgtatgaccattgaaggttttattcatgtaaacagaacaacaattattctctgactttaaatgaataaccgtattgcaataaacatgatcaaatcatattcatgctcaacgcaaacgccaaataacatttatttaggtttaacactaatcccaaaagtatagggagtgtgatgatgatcatatcaatcttggaactacttccaacacttattgtcacttcccctcaactagtctctgtttattatgtaactcctgtttcgagttactaatcttagcaaccgaacaagtatcaaatactgaggggctactataaacactagtaaggcacacatcaataacctgtatatcaaatatacccttgttcacttttccatccttcttatccaccaaatattcagggcatttccgtttctagtgaccatttcttgcagtgtaagcactcagtttcaggctttggtccagttttgggcttcttcgcaggagtgacaacttgcttgtcattctacttgaagttccctttc
Above is a window of Triticum aestivum cultivar Chinese Spring chromosome 6B, IWGSC CS RefSeq v2.1, whole genome shotgun sequence DNA encoding:
- the LOC123134051 gene encoding uncharacterized protein, with amino-acid sequence MDQDIRLVFPEVRKCIARISFCREGETKELRHMVIPGIVVAVDTDGSATIVANPVFFKMCPEFKLSFPNDTAAGYEKERKLFSTMVDYRDKFCTFKLKPEVNGFVQPAKIETKPLKAADYADAFIFPRKDFITPAAYCKGGVVNGTEAKTEVMLESASHEYAYLGSPIFNRNGALVGISYADIGCLIAWTTQELRDDVLKHLSGISYVSDGIPVEQAPVQQN